A stretch of DNA from Misgurnus anguillicaudatus chromosome 15, ASM2758022v2, whole genome shotgun sequence:
GTCTCACTGAAGTAGAAAATAAACTCAAGTGTTAAACAGATAAATGACTGTAAATGAATGTACGTTTATCTTTGTATGGATGTACCTGTCTGAATCCAAAGGGACCAGATAATCGTCTCCAATCTGGCTCAGGGCAGCGTATCCTCTATTAAACTTTACACTGCAAATCAAAAACCCCCGGGTGAGTCTAAAAACAGCACTTTCAAAAGAAACCATACAGACAGCAAGTAAAAGAAAGACACACGTCTTTGGTTTATGTCGAGGTTGTTGTAGCACAGGTCTGTCTGAGGTGAATCCTCTCTTCTGCAGGGCTCTTCGGGCTGCGTCTCGGTGCTTCTCTGCAAACACAAAACCAATGAAATCAAACACAAAACTACACACCTCTCAACACAGAGCACATTTCATCTGTATTAAAGCTTCTGTgcaatatatactgtatatcatgGGTCTTCAAAGGGGGATTTGGGGTGGTATTACAGGAGATCCCACAAATAGAGTTTAAAGGCAAAATATGTCTCATGTAAAAATGAAATTAGGcatcaaacaaaaatacattaatagGTTAATAATATAAGAAGAAAATACTAAAAAGGAAGAGCATAAAGTTCCTATGATAAAATCTATTCAGTTAAAGTatgcaaaaaatattattttaatatctttGTAACAAAGCCATCATAAAGTATTTAAAACCAGTCTTAATTTGATACATGTACTGGGAGTTCCCGCTCCTCCTCTCTATCCATCAAGGGGTCCTTGGCCTAAAAAGCTATATATTATATCTGTCTAATATctaaacaataaagaaagatCAATTTAAAGCAGAAATATTATCTGAAGACTTTTGCTTTTTACTTACGAAGTTTGATGTGAAAAGCAGGAACTTTAGACATTATATAAGGTCCTCTCTTCTCTACAGGTCTGGATTTCTCATCTGTCCACGGCTGCTCGCTGTTTCCAGAACCCTGAGATTTAAATCAATTTTACTGTTCAGTACGTAGCTGAATCCTTTaggacagtggttcccaaactgggGAGTGCCAGATGGtgccagttttatgacattttagaaaTGAATTAGTCATAAcatctgtgtaattaaacctcagaataacaaggctactaaccaacaacacaacaatgtattatttaatattttttgtttaattcaaattctaagAGATTATTTTAGGTCATGAATTGTCTTTGGCAGATGCACCCTACACAAGGGGCACACAGTCACACaccgaaaagtttgagaaccactgcctagGAAAATCAACCATGATGTCATTATATAGCAAATATTTTTGGTGGATTGATtacaatttatataaatttaccATATAAGTTAACTACAAAT
This window harbors:
- the fam219b gene encoding protein FAM219B; translation: MEKREEDDVKGSGNSEQPWTDEKSRPVEKRGPYIMSKVPAFHIKLQKHRDAARRALQKRGFTSDRPVLQQPRHKPKTVKFNRGYAALSQIGDDYLVPLDSDSETELDCSSGYSSAEVHPDLNRQLLKDGYHLDEIPDDEDLDLIPPKALSSSVCCCLDTSSCCVQ